One genomic region from Sciurus carolinensis chromosome 2, mSciCar1.2, whole genome shotgun sequence encodes:
- the Zc2hc1c gene encoding zinc finger C2HC domain-containing protein 1C isoform X2: MAGLQLAPHLPVGVMFPHNKTEAPGLHSAQQDPYEQGDSSQRSSMGQNNFQQKLLSNKELAVDNVYSQPKWNPRTQARSHFYPHCAEISQRDMGSDLQGQGKCLFSPRSQSRYPKANDQDFIPFTKKRVGVDRAYPLKPMVYRKSHSSGEASTDGDQNVYLRPPESREFSDSNFDLRIGVNSSVLADLQGEKAMANLRRTEWLQIRRLEAAGESLGEEIRRKEILLREKLKKTEEELRRIQKEKEQAKGNEDRGLQRMILPRRKVKGGTSSEEQLEAEARIFHPYPPSCPGDPADNCQRWKTLRFASHPACRKPRLCSVSSL, translated from the exons ATGGCTGGTCTCCAGTTGGCTCCACATCTGCCTGTGGGCGTTATGTTCCCACATAATAAAACGGAAGCTCCAGGGCTCCACTCAGCCCAGCAAGACCCTTATGAACAAGGTGACTCTTCCCAGAGATCTTCGATGGGGCAGAACAATTTTCAGCAGAAACTTCTGAGCAACAAAGAGTTGGCAGTGGATAATGTCTACTCTCAACCCAAATGGAACCCGCGCACACAAGCCCGGAGCCACTTTTATCCCCACTGTGCTGAAATCAGCCAGCGAGACATGGGCAGTGATCTCCAGGGCCAGGGAAAGTGTTTGTTTTCCCCACGTTCTCAGTCGCGGTATCCCAAAGCAAATGACCAGGACTTTATCCCCTTTACAAAGAAGCGAGTTGGGGTGGACCGAGCATACCCTCTGAAACCCATGGTCTACCGGAAGTCTCATAGTTCAGGTGAGGCCAGCACTGATGGGGACCAGAATGTCTACCTGAGACCCCCTGAGTCAAGAGAATTTTCAGACAGCAATTTTGACTTGAGGATTGGGGTGAACTCATCTGTCCTTGCTGACTTGCAGGGAGAGAAGGCCATGGCAAACCTCCGAAGAACTGAGTGGCTGCAGATCCGAAGACTGGAAGCTGCAGGGGAGAGCTTAGGGGAGGAAATACGAAGAAAGGAGATTCTCCTGAGGGAAAAGttgaagaagacagaagaggaaCTCAGACGGatccagaaggaaaaagaacaggCCAAGGGAAATGAAGACAGAGGGCTACAGAGAATGATCCTTCCTAGGAGGAAAGTTAAAG GTGGAACCTCCTCAGAAGAACAACTGGAGGCAGAAGCACGAATCTTTCATCCATACCCTCCGTCATGCCCGGGAGATCCAGCAGATAATTGCCAAAGGTGGAAAACCCTCAGATTTGCATCCCATCCTGCCTGCAGAAAACCCAGACTATGTTCAGTGTCCTCACTGTAG
- the Zc2hc1c gene encoding zinc finger C2HC domain-containing protein 1C isoform X1: protein MAGLQLAPHLPVGVMFPHNKTEAPGLHSAQQDPYEQGDSSQRSSMGQNNFQQKLLSNKELAVDNVYSQPKWNPRTQARSHFYPHCAEISQRDMGSDLQGQGKCLFSPRSQSRYPKANDQDFIPFTKKRVGVDRAYPLKPMVYRKSHSSGEASTDGDQNVYLRPPESREFSDSNFDLRIGVNSSVLADLQGEKAMANLRRTEWLQIRRLEAAGESLGEEIRRKEILLREKLKKTEEELRRIQKEKEQAKGNEDRGLQRMILPRRKVKGNNSNMTYKPVFSPEFGSEEVFSRDRREDETWGQPQENSSSFLFSDHRIQRLKRERLVASKNKIRDQASGPLVAKFSQPSEEPSSTLERSTRSSSPSRVPGSSGSSCSTEEPELGKCSHCGRTFLLLRLERHSTVCGRMQGSKRKVFDSSRARAKGTELEQYLNWKGPTAVKVEPPQKNNWRQKHESFIHTLRHAREIQQIIAKGGKPSDLHPILPAENPDYVQCPHCSRHFAPKVAERHVPKCKTIRNRPPPPRKQYS from the exons ATGGCTGGTCTCCAGTTGGCTCCACATCTGCCTGTGGGCGTTATGTTCCCACATAATAAAACGGAAGCTCCAGGGCTCCACTCAGCCCAGCAAGACCCTTATGAACAAGGTGACTCTTCCCAGAGATCTTCGATGGGGCAGAACAATTTTCAGCAGAAACTTCTGAGCAACAAAGAGTTGGCAGTGGATAATGTCTACTCTCAACCCAAATGGAACCCGCGCACACAAGCCCGGAGCCACTTTTATCCCCACTGTGCTGAAATCAGCCAGCGAGACATGGGCAGTGATCTCCAGGGCCAGGGAAAGTGTTTGTTTTCCCCACGTTCTCAGTCGCGGTATCCCAAAGCAAATGACCAGGACTTTATCCCCTTTACAAAGAAGCGAGTTGGGGTGGACCGAGCATACCCTCTGAAACCCATGGTCTACCGGAAGTCTCATAGTTCAGGTGAGGCCAGCACTGATGGGGACCAGAATGTCTACCTGAGACCCCCTGAGTCAAGAGAATTTTCAGACAGCAATTTTGACTTGAGGATTGGGGTGAACTCATCTGTCCTTGCTGACTTGCAGGGAGAGAAGGCCATGGCAAACCTCCGAAGAACTGAGTGGCTGCAGATCCGAAGACTGGAAGCTGCAGGGGAGAGCTTAGGGGAGGAAATACGAAGAAAGGAGATTCTCCTGAGGGAAAAGttgaagaagacagaagaggaaCTCAGACGGatccagaaggaaaaagaacaggCCAAGGGAAATGAAGACAGAGGGCTACAGAGAATGATCCTTCCTAGGAGGAAAGTTAAAGGTAATAACAGCAACATGACATACAAACCTGTCTTCTCCCCAGAATTTGGGTCTGAAGAGGTGTTCAGTAGAGACAGGAGAGAGGATGAAACTTGGGGACAGCCTCAAGAAAATTCTAGCTCATTCCTGTTCTCTGATCATAGAATCCAGAGGCTTAAAAGGGAAAGGCTGGTGgcaagcaaaaacaaaatccGAGACCAAGCCTCAGGGCCATTAGTGGCCAAGTTCTCTCAGCCTTCAGAAGAGCCAAGCAGTACTTTGGAGAGATCCACCAGAAGTTCTAGCCCGTCCAGGGTGCCAGGCTCCTCAGGTTCCAGCTGCTCCACGGAAGAGCCAGAACTGGGcaagtgcagccactgtggacgCACTTTTCTCTTGCTCAGACTGGAGAGACACTCCACCGTCTGCGGCAGGATGCAGGGTTCCAAGAGGAAAGTGTTCGACTCCTCCAGGGCCCGGGCCAAGGGCACAGAATTAGAGCAGTACTTGAATTGGAAGGGACCAACTGCAGTCAAG GTGGAACCTCCTCAGAAGAACAACTGGAGGCAGAAGCACGAATCTTTCATCCATACCCTCCGTCATGCCCGGGAGATCCAGCAGATAATTGCCAAAGGTGGAAAACCCTCAGATTTGCATCCCATCCTGCCTGCAGAAAACCCAGACTATGTTCAGTGTCCTCACTGTAGCCGCCACTTTGCTCCCAAGGTGGCTGAGCGACACGTTCCCAAGTGTAAGACCATCAGGAACCGTCCTCCACCTCCACGGAAGCAGTATAGTTGA